Below is a genomic region from Streptomyces sp. RPA4-2.
TGCTGGGAGGCGGTGTTGTCGGCCGCCGTGCGCACCTCGATGCGCTCGAACTTCTGGTCCCGGAAGAGCCATTGGGCGGTGGCGAGCGACGCCTCGGAGGCGTAGCCCTCGCCGCGGGCCCAGGGGGCGATGACGTAGGAGAGTTCGGTGGAGCGGATGTGCCAGTTCGTCTTGCCGAGCTGGATGATGCCGACCAGCCGCTGGGTGAGGAACTCGGTGACGGCGAGGTCGAGGCCGCGGCCCGCGTGGCGTTCCGCGGGCGCGTACTCACTGATCCAGGTGCGGGCGCCCTCTTCGGTGAAGGGCTGGGGCACGTCGGTCCAGGCCGCGACCTGCTCGTCGTTCATCATTTCGGACAGGGCGGGGACGTCGTCCTCGTCGAGCGCGCGCAGGACCAACCGCTCCGTGCTGATGGAGATGTCGGGGAAGGTGCTAGTCATGCGCCGCTCCGTAACCGTCGGGGACATCGGGCCGTCGGAACCTGCGGGCCCGCTGAACTGCCCAGCATGCAGCATGAAAGCACCCGACCGCACCACGGGGTCCTCCCCCAACTGCCCGAAGGGGAACAGGGAAGGACCACCGGATGCGGATGTGGGCCCCGTGCGGCGGCACGGATCGTGGGAACGGATCAGAACGAGGGGATGACCGAGCCGGCGTACTTGTCCTCGATGAACTTCTTGACCTCGGGCGAGGTGAGGAGCTTGGCGAGCTTCTTCACCCGCGGGTCGTTCTCGTTGCCCTTCTTGACGGCGAGGAAGTTGCCGTACGGGTTGTTGTTCGGCGACTCCAGGACGAGGGCGTCCTTGGCGGGCTTGAGGCCCGCGGATATGGCGTAGTTGCCGTTGACGACCGCGGCGTCCACGTCGTCCAGGGAGCGCGGGGTCTGGGCCGCCTCGACCTCCTTGAACTTGAGGTTCTTCGGGTTCTTGGAGATGTCCCGCGGGGTCGCCTCGTTGCCGGCGCCGTCCTTGAGGGTGATGAGCCCCTTGGAGGCGAGCAGCTTCAGGGCGCGCGCCTCGTTGACGGCGTCGTTCGGGACCGCGACGGTCGCGCCGCTCTTGAGGGCGTCGGCGCTCTTCACCTTGTGGGAGTACAGGCCGAGCGGCTCCAGGTGCACGGTGACGACAGGCACGATGTGAGTGCCGCGCTTCTTGTTGAAGTCGTCCAGGTACGGCTGGTTCTGGAAGTAGTTGGCATCCACCGAGCCGTCCTCGGTCGCCGTGTTCGGGACGATGTAGTCCTGGAACTCCTTGACCTCGAGGTCGAGGCCCGCCTTCTTCGCCAGGTTCTTCTTGACGAAGTTGAGGATCTCGGCGTGCGGGGTCGGGCTCGCGGCGACGATCAGCGGGCCGCTCGTGTCGGAGGCGGAGTCCTTGCCCGAGCCGCAGGCGGAGAGACCGAGGGTGAGGGCTCCGGCGGCGAGGACGGCGGTGGTGATCTTGGCAGTGTTACGCACGAAAAGTGCCTTTCCTGAGGGGTGGAGCGTCCCCGTGTTCGGGTGGGACGGGGAAGACCGCGGGTGGGGGTGGGGTATTCGGGCGGCCGGGCTCAGACGGCCTTGCCGACGTCGGCCGTGGTGGCCTCCGCGGTGGCGCTTACCTCCGCGGTCGTGGGCGTTCCGGCCTTCAGCAGCCGGAGCCTCGGCGCGGCGCCGGAGTGTCCGCCGCGTCGGTGCAGGCCGCGGGCGGCGTAGTCGCCGGCGAACTGGATGAGGGAGATGACCACGGCGAGGATCGCCACGGTGATCCACATCAGCCCGGTCTCGAAACGCTGGTAGCCGTAGCGGATGGCGATGTCGCCGAGGCCTCCGGCGCCGACGGTGCCCGCCATGGCCGAGTAGCCGATGAGGGCGACGAGGGTGGTGGTCGCCGAGGAGATCAGCGAGGGCAGCGACTCCGGTACGAGCACCCTGCGCACGACGGTCCAGGTGTTGCCGCCCATCGACTGCACGGCCTCGACGAGCCCGCCGTCCACTTCACGGACAGCCGTCTCGACGAGCCGCGCGAAGAACGGGATCGCGCCGATGGCGAGCGGCACGATCGCCGCCTCGCGACCGATCGTCGTACCCGTGATCGTGCGCGTGAAGTTCATCAGCGCGACCATCAGGATGATGAACGGCATCGAGCGGGCGATGTTCACGACCTGCCCGATGACCTTGTTCGCGGCGACGTTCTGCAGGAGTCCGCCGCGGTCGGTGAGGACGAGCAGGATGCCGAGCGGCAGACCCCCGACGACGGCGATCAGCGTGGACCAGCCGACCATGTAGAGGGTGTCCCAACACGCCTGGGACAGCAGCGGCTGCATCTCCGACCAGGTCACTTGGCACCGTCCTTCACGAGTGCGGGCTCCTGGCCCTGGATGTCGATCTGCAGGCCCTGCTCGCGCAGGAATCCGATCGGCACGACGTTCTCGTCGTAACGGCCGGGCAGTTCGATGCGCATCCGGCCGACCTGCTTGCCGCCGACGGTGTCCATCGCGGCGCCGAGGATCGAGATGTCGATGTTGTAGGTGCGGGAGAGCTGCGAGATGACGGGCTGCGTCGCGGCCTCTCCGTGGAAGGTGACGTCGATGACCGTGCGGTCGTCGCCGGAGGCGTCGCCGCTGACCGGGAAGAGCGCGGAGGCCAGCTCGGAGCCGGGGGTCGCGAGCAGTTCGGCGACCGTGCCCGACTCGACGATGCGGCCGTTCTCCATGAGTGCGGCCGAGTCGCAGACGGTCTTGACGACGTCCATCTCGTGGGTGATGAGCAGGACGGTGAGACCCAGTTGCCGGTTCAGGTCACGGATCAGCTGGAGGATGGAGCGGGTGGTCTCGGGGTCGAGGGCGCTGGTGGCCTCGTCGGAGAGCAGCACCTTGGGGTCGCCGGCCAGGGCACGGGCGATGCCGACGCGCTGCTTCTGGCCGCCGGAGAGCTGTGCGGGGTAGGCCTTCGCCTTGTCGGACAGGCCGACCAGGTCGAGCAGACCGAGCGCCTTGGTGGAACGCTCCTTCCCCGAGATGCCGAGGATCTCGAGCGGCAGCTCGACGTTCTCCTGCACGGTGCGCGAGGACAGCAGGTTGAAGTGCTGGAAGACCATGCCGATACGGCTGCGCGCCTGGCGGAGCTCCTTGCCGGCGCGCGGTCCGCGTCCGGCGAGGGCGGTGAGGTCCTGTCCGGCGACGGTGACCGTGCCGGCGGTAGGACGCTCCAGGAGGTTGACGCAGCGGATGAGCGAGGACTTGCCGGCGCCGGACTGGCCGATGACGCCGTACACCTCGCCTTCGCGGACATGCAGATCGACGCCGTCGAGGGCGGTCACTTCACGGCCGCGCGAGCGGTAGACCTTGCTGAGGCCCGTTGTCGTGATC
It encodes:
- a CDS encoding GNAT family N-acetyltransferase, with the translated sequence MTSTFPDISISTERLVLRALDEDDVPALSEMMNDEQVAAWTDVPQPFTEEGARTWISEYAPAERHAGRGLDLAVTEFLTQRLVGIIQLGKTNWHIRSTELSYVIAPWARGEGYASEASLATAQWLFRDQKFERIEVRTAADNTASQQVAQKIGCISEGVLRNACIAHSRTEDGRWVDHRTDFIVWSLLPEDLEGVGDQLADSSGFTSFSDWN
- a CDS encoding MetQ/NlpA family ABC transporter substrate-binding protein → MRNTAKITTAVLAAGALTLGLSACGSGKDSASDTSGPLIVAASPTPHAEILNFVKKNLAKKAGLDLEVKEFQDYIVPNTATEDGSVDANYFQNQPYLDDFNKKRGTHIVPVVTVHLEPLGLYSHKVKSADALKSGATVAVPNDAVNEARALKLLASKGLITLKDGAGNEATPRDISKNPKNLKFKEVEAAQTPRSLDDVDAAVVNGNYAISAGLKPAKDALVLESPNNNPYGNFLAVKKGNENDPRVKKLAKLLTSPEVKKFIEDKYAGSVIPSF
- a CDS encoding methionine ABC transporter permease yields the protein MTWSEMQPLLSQACWDTLYMVGWSTLIAVVGGLPLGILLVLTDRGGLLQNVAANKVIGQVVNIARSMPFIILMVALMNFTRTITGTTIGREAAIVPLAIGAIPFFARLVETAVREVDGGLVEAVQSMGGNTWTVVRRVLVPESLPSLISSATTTLVALIGYSAMAGTVGAGGLGDIAIRYGYQRFETGLMWITVAILAVVISLIQFAGDYAARGLHRRGGHSGAAPRLRLLKAGTPTTAEVSATAEATTADVGKAV
- a CDS encoding methionine ABC transporter ATP-binding protein, encoding MITTTGLSKVYRSRGREVTALDGVDLHVREGEVYGVIGQSGAGKSSLIRCVNLLERPTAGTVTVAGQDLTALAGRGPRAGKELRQARSRIGMVFQHFNLLSSRTVQENVELPLEILGISGKERSTKALGLLDLVGLSDKAKAYPAQLSGGQKQRVGIARALAGDPKVLLSDEATSALDPETTRSILQLIRDLNRQLGLTVLLITHEMDVVKTVCDSAALMENGRIVESGTVAELLATPGSELASALFPVSGDASGDDRTVIDVTFHGEAATQPVISQLSRTYNIDISILGAAMDTVGGKQVGRMRIELPGRYDENVVPIGFLREQGLQIDIQGQEPALVKDGAK